In Alphaproteobacteria bacterium US3C007, one genomic interval encodes:
- the dnaG gene encoding DNA primase: MSLPVGFLDELRSRVSISAVVGKKVTWDLRKSNQGRGDMWAPCPFHQEKTASFHVEDTKGYFYCFGCQAKGDIITFVKDTENVSFIEAVEILAAEAGLSMPARDPQAKEKADQKGALVDVMEQAVRFFRLSLKTNAAADARRYLSGRGLSEEAQARFGIGFAPEDRSALIQHFKAAGVAPEKLIETGLCIQPEEGRAPYDRFRGRIMFPIRDARGQCIAFGGRALDPAAKAKYLNSPETVLFDKGRTLYNMGPARKAVGPDQPLIVAEGYMDVIALVEAGFEAAVAPLGTAITETQLSLLWRMTPEPIVALDGDKAGLRAAYRLIDLALPALEAGRALRFALMPEGQDPDDLIRQSGAGALRKLLQKAMPMVELLWQREMAAGPFDSPERKAGLDKALATKTKLIKDHGLRLHYETALKDLRWALFRNHGKRGGKRGQAASLPGKPQQSTKASALASGNDRVAQYIHEAVIVAAVLVCPAVLKDVRSFLEGVDFDDPNLDAMLRIMVQSKNQTRSELEAQIAAALGPQVIEKLFSAGHVRMAAGLLNSDQTENARATILEALGKLSSRKGLAAELKELQEAGEEALDETAVWRLKEAAEAGHNSLKAVQEDKVQYQMAQNGARINRSEKDRFDEILGGISFQKPKN, translated from the coding sequence ATGAGCCTGCCAGTTGGATTTTTGGATGAGTTGCGGAGCCGCGTCAGCATAAGTGCTGTTGTGGGCAAGAAGGTCACATGGGATCTGCGTAAATCCAATCAGGGCCGCGGTGATATGTGGGCGCCATGCCCGTTTCATCAAGAAAAAACGGCCTCGTTCCACGTGGAAGACACCAAAGGTTATTTTTATTGCTTTGGCTGTCAGGCCAAGGGCGATATTATTACATTCGTAAAAGATACAGAAAATGTGAGCTTCATAGAGGCGGTAGAGATTTTGGCCGCAGAGGCTGGTCTGAGCATGCCGGCCCGCGATCCGCAGGCAAAAGAGAAAGCGGATCAAAAAGGTGCGCTTGTCGATGTTATGGAGCAAGCGGTTCGCTTTTTTCGCTTAAGCCTGAAAACAAACGCCGCTGCTGATGCGCGGCGCTATTTGTCTGGGCGTGGGCTGTCTGAAGAGGCGCAAGCGCGCTTTGGCATTGGCTTTGCGCCAGAAGATCGCTCTGCGCTTATACAGCATTTTAAAGCTGCCGGTGTTGCCCCTGAAAAGCTTATTGAAACAGGCCTTTGTATCCAGCCCGAAGAGGGCAGAGCCCCGTATGACCGGTTTCGTGGACGGATCATGTTTCCTATTCGTGATGCCCGTGGGCAGTGCATTGCTTTTGGCGGGCGCGCGCTTGATCCGGCTGCCAAGGCCAAATACCTTAATTCTCCTGAAACTGTTTTGTTCGATAAAGGGCGCACGCTTTACAATATGGGCCCTGCCAGAAAGGCCGTTGGACCGGATCAACCATTGATTGTAGCCGAAGGGTATATGGATGTAATCGCATTGGTTGAAGCGGGCTTTGAGGCCGCGGTTGCGCCGCTGGGCACAGCCATAACCGAAACCCAGCTCTCGCTGTTATGGCGCATGACCCCCGAGCCTATTGTGGCACTTGATGGCGATAAAGCTGGCTTGAGAGCAGCCTACCGATTGATCGATTTGGCGTTGCCGGCGTTGGAAGCCGGCCGTGCTTTGCGGTTTGCCTTGATGCCCGAAGGCCAAGACCCAGACGATCTCATCCGCCAATCTGGGGCCGGCGCCTTGCGCAAATTGCTACAAAAAGCGATGCCAATGGTTGAGCTGCTCTGGCAGCGCGAAATGGCGGCTGGACCGTTTGATAGCCCGGAGCGCAAAGCCGGCTTGGATAAAGCGTTGGCAACTAAAACTAAGTTGATCAAGGATCACGGACTGCGGTTGCATTATGAAACGGCGCTGAAAGATTTGCGCTGGGCCTTGTTTCGAAACCATGGCAAGCGGGGCGGCAAGCGTGGTCAAGCGGCAAGCCTGCCGGGAAAACCTCAGCAAAGCACCAAGGCCTCAGCGCTCGCCTCAGGTAATGATAGGGTTGCCCAATATATCCATGAGGCGGTGATCGTTGCGGCCGTGCTGGTCTGCCCAGCTGTGTTGAAGGATGTGCGCAGCTTCCTCGAAGGCGTGGATTTTGATGATCCAAATTTAGATGCAATGCTCCGCATCATGGTGCAAAGCAAAAATCAAACGCGCTCTGAGTTAGAGGCGCAGATTGCCGCTGCGCTAGGGCCTCAGGTGATCGAAAAACTGTTTTCTGCGGGACATGTGCGTATGGCCGCCGGTTTGCTGAATTCGGATCAAACAGAGAATGCGCGCGCTACAATTTTGGAGGCTTTGGGGAAACTTTCCAGCCGAAAAGGTCTGGCCGCAGAATTGAAAGAGTTGCAAGAGGCCGGAGAGGAGGCCTTGGATGAAACCGCTGTTTGGCGTCTGAAGGAAGCCGCTGAGGCGGGGCATAATTCCTTAAAAGCAGTTCAAGAAGATAAGGTTCAATATCAGATGGCGCAGAACGGTGCGCGAATCAACCGCAGTGAAAAAGACCGATTCGATGAAATTTTGGGGGGAATTTCCTTTCAAAAGCCAAAAAACTGA